Part of the Natrialbaceae archaeon AArc-T1-2 genome, GTCTCGACGGCGAACGCGGCGATCCTCTCCTCGTCACGGTTCCCCTTCGCCATGGCTCGAGACGGCCTGATGACTCCGAAACTGCGCCAGTCCTCGCCCCGGTTTGGGACGCCGACGCGGTCGATCTGGCTGACCGGTCTCGTCATGATCGCCCTCGCGCTCGCCTTCGACGTCGAGGGACTGGCCAAACTCGGCGGCACGTTCGGCATCCTCGTATTCGCGCTGTTGAACGTGACCGTCGTCCTTCTGCGGAGTGCACGACCGGAGTGGTACGATCCGGACTTCCGGGTGCCGTTCTCGCCGATCCTCCCGCTCGCCGGTGCGGCGGCCGCACTTCTCTTGATCCCATTTATGGGACTCCTCTCGCAGGTGAGTGCGATCGCCTTCGTCCTGCTCGGGATCGTCTGGTACTACGCACAGACTCGAATCGGCGAACCGGTCGAGCCGGACCACAACATCGGCGATCAGCTCCAGCGGGTCCAGTACCGGAAAGCACTCGAGGAAAAAGAGTCACAGCTCGCCGACGGGTCGGCGGCGGGGCCGAAGATCGTCGTCGAGGTCGTCGAGGAGAAAGAAAACGAGGACCTACTCTCGATCGTCGCAGCCTTTGCCGACCGCCTCGAAGCGGACCTCGAGACCGTCGTCATCTCCGAGGTCCCGCCGCATATCCCGCTGTCGGAGTACGACCACGACATCGACGAGGAGTGGGTCGCCACGCTCTGGCAGCGACTGGAAGAGAAAGACTGCGAAGTCGACATCGAGCACGTCCTCGCTCGTGATCGGACCGACGCCCTGCTCGATTTGATCGACGACCGGACGGAACTCGTCGTCGTCGACTGGCACGGCCCGATCAGGGAGCGTCATCTCCGGGAGAGTCACGTCGACGAGGTCCTCCGGTCGGAACTCCCGGTTCGGGTGGCCGTGTTGAAACACCGGGATACGAGCGATCTCACGGACATCGTGGTCGCCACCGAGGAGAAACCCTACGACCGCGCCGAGGTCGAACTGGCCGATGCGATCGCCGCCGCGACGGACGCGACGCTGACGCTGACGAAAGTCATCCCCGAGGACGCCTCCGAGGAGAGGATCACCACGGCCGAGGAGTACCTTGCCAGCCTGGAAGAACTGGTCAGAAGCCCCGTCGAGACCGAACTGATCCAGCGCGACGACGTCAGAGCGGCCCTGGTCGAACGGGGCAACGCCGCGGATCTACTGGTACTCGGTGCCCCCTCCCACCCGGATCGGCTCCACGACTTCTTCGGTCAGACCACGGACGTCGTCGCCGCCGAAACCGAGGCGTCCGTCCTCGTGGCAAACGAGGCGGAAACACACCTCCCGTGGTACCGACGGGTGAAACGACGGATCGTGGGCGAAGGGTAATGGTGGGTCGATGACATTGCGCTGTACGACCACATCAGGTGCGAAATGTGAGTCTAGGACAGCGAGAGGCCGCGAATTTCGACGCTGTTACCGTCTTCTACCCGCCCAATCACCCGGCCGTCGGTCTCGGCGACGAGGTTCTCGGCTCGATCCTCGGAGACGGCGACGACGAAGCCGGTTCCCATGTTGAACGTCCGGTGCATCTCCTCGTCGGAGACGTTGCCCTCCGCCTGAACGAACTCGAAGACCGGCCCTGCCGGGAGTGGGTCGTCGATGACGTAGGCGTACTCGCCCATCCGGAGTAGGTTCGTCCACCCGCCACCCGTGACATGGGCTGCGGCGTTGACTCCGTGGGAACGCATCGGCTCGAGTAAGTCCGTGTAGATCCGAGTCGGCCGGAGCAGTTCCTCGCCGATCGTTCGCTCCTCGTCGCCCGGGAACGGGTCGGTGTACTCGTGGTCGCGGGTGACGGCCTCGCGGGCCAGCGTCAGCCCGTTGGAGTGAATGCCGTTCGACGGGAAGCCGACGAGCACGTCGCCGACCTGGGCCTCGCCCTCGAAAATCTCGTCTTTCTCGGCCAGTCCCACACAGGTCCCCGCGAGGTCGAAGCCCTTCACGACCTCGGGCATGACGGCGGTCTCGCCGCCCAACATCGCGAGGTCGGCCGTCTCGAGGCCGACGGCCAGCCCCTCGCCGACCTCGTTCGTGACGTCCTCGTCGGGCTCGTCGATCGCGAGGTAGTCGACGAACGCCACGGGGGTAACGCCGGCCGCGACGAGGTCGTTGACGTTCATCGCGATGCAGTCGATGCCGATCGTCGAGTAGTCCTCGATGGCCTCGGCGACGAGCAGCTTGGTGCCGACGCCGTCGGTCGCAAGCGCCAGGTAGCGGTCGCCGATGTCGAGCAGGCCGGCGTACTCGGTCGTCAGGCCGCTGCCGAAGGCCTCGAGCAGCGCCGCCGTGGCGTCCTCGCTGGCCTCGATGTCGACTCCGGTGTCGGCGTAGGTGAGTCCGTCGTCGTCTCGATCGCTCATACCCGGGAGAGCACGGGGCGCGAGCAAAAGGCCACCGGTCCGGGCTCGTGTGACGACGGAGGGCCCGATCGAGATCGGCCTCGCCGGCGTCCATCACTCCGGCCGGGCGGAACGGTAGCCGGCGACGGCCTCGTCGACGAAATAGACGAGGACGGTGAGGACGACGACGGCGATCCCGACCGACTCCAGCTCGACGCCGACGATGGAGCGATCCCCGGCGGAGACGATCACGGCTCCGGCCCCGAGGAGGACGACGAGCATCGCCAGGTACCGCCACCGTGCCTCGACGGGGACAATCCCGCCCTCGCCACGGAGAGCGAGATAGAGGTGTGCGCCGCCGAAGACGAGCCCGTAGAACAGCAGTGCCACCCAGACCGGTGCCGGCCCCGTCTCCGGTAGGATGCCGGCGTACTCGAGGGCGAACAGCAGGAACACCGCAAGCAGGACGGCACAGACGTGGACGATCGTTTCGCGGGAGACCATACGCGTACCTGCTCGAGTCGCGCAAAAAACGTTGCGTCGGTGTCGGATGGAACGCGTCTCCCACGAGCGGTACTGACTTCCCCTCGAGCGACGATACGTCAGCTATGACCGACGATCGCCTCGAGTACGAACCGATCGGAACGATCCACACGCCGTTCGAGTCGCCGGAGGAGATGCCGATCCAGCCCGCCGGGGCAGACGCGGACGGGACTGTCGAGCTGGCGCCCGCGTACACCGAGGGATTGCAGGATCTGGACAGGTTCAGCCACTGCCTGTTGCTCTATCACTTCCACGAATCGAACGACGAGGTCGCCATGACCGTTGAGCCGTTTCTCGACGACGTCTCGCGCGGTCTCTTCGCGACGCGAGCCCCCCAGCGACCGAATCCTATCGGCCTCTCGGTCGTCGAAATCGACGCGATCGACGAGAACGAGCTGACCGTCACCGGCGTCGACGTCGTCGACGGGACGCCGCTGCTCGACGTCAAACCGTTCGTCCCCCAGTTCGACGTTCCGGCGGACGACGTCGAGACCGGGTGGCTGGACGCCTCGACGTCCGCGATCGAATCGACGCGAGCGGACGACAGGTTCGTCTGATACGGATTGCTGTCCCTGTGTCCCGGGGCAACCGCGGCCCGTCTGTGGGTTCGCCGGTACTGATTTACATCGGACCGTATTACGCC contains:
- a CDS encoding APC family permease, with amino-acid sequence MVSHDADTELTRDLGTFAVFTTAAGTMIGAGIFILPGPAAAGAGPSAALSFTFAGIIALVATMCAVELATAMPRAGGPYFFASRAMGPLVGTVIGLGAWLALIFKGSFALVGLGWYVTYFSAVPVLAVAVVGGLLLIVINWVGAEKSGGLQNLVVIGLVAILAVFAGRGIFAVETATLSPFLEDGWGGVVTTTGLVFISYLGIVKATAIAGEVKEPGTTLPRALLAAVVFVTTLYAAVMVIVTGVLPIDAVVESTAPVADTGEVFLGALGGALVALAGIFATVSTANAAILSSSRFPFAMARDGLMTPKLRQSSPRFGTPTRSIWLTGLVMIALALAFDVEGLAKLGGTFGILVFALLNVTVVLLRSARPEWYDPDFRVPFSPILPLAGAAAALLLIPFMGLLSQVSAIAFVLLGIVWYYAQTRIGEPVEPDHNIGDQLQRVQYRKALEEKESQLADGSAAGPKIVVEVVEEKENEDLLSIVAAFADRLEADLETVVISEVPPHIPLSEYDHDIDEEWVATLWQRLEEKDCEVDIEHVLARDRTDALLDLIDDRTELVVVDWHGPIRERHLRESHVDEVLRSELPVRVAVLKHRDTSDLTDIVVATEEKPYDRAEVELADAIAAATDATLTLTKVIPEDASEERITTAEEYLASLEELVRSPVETELIQRDDVRAALVERGNAADLLVLGAPSHPDRLHDFFGQTTDVVAAETEASVLVANEAETHLPWYRRVKRRIVGEG
- the purM gene encoding phosphoribosylformylglycinamidine cyclo-ligase, whose amino-acid sequence is MSDRDDDGLTYADTGVDIEASEDATAALLEAFGSGLTTEYAGLLDIGDRYLALATDGVGTKLLVAEAIEDYSTIGIDCIAMNVNDLVAAGVTPVAFVDYLAIDEPDEDVTNEVGEGLAVGLETADLAMLGGETAVMPEVVKGFDLAGTCVGLAEKDEIFEGEAQVGDVLVGFPSNGIHSNGLTLAREAVTRDHEYTDPFPGDEERTIGEELLRPTRIYTDLLEPMRSHGVNAAAHVTGGGWTNLLRMGEYAYVIDDPLPAGPVFEFVQAEGNVSDEEMHRTFNMGTGFVVAVSEDRAENLVAETDGRVIGRVEDGNSVEIRGLSLS
- the tsaA gene encoding tRNA (N6-threonylcarbamoyladenosine(37)-N6)-methyltransferase TrmO; the encoded protein is MTDDRLEYEPIGTIHTPFESPEEMPIQPAGADADGTVELAPAYTEGLQDLDRFSHCLLLYHFHESNDEVAMTVEPFLDDVSRGLFATRAPQRPNPIGLSVVEIDAIDENELTVTGVDVVDGTPLLDVKPFVPQFDVPADDVETGWLDASTSAIESTRADDRFV